The Equus asinus isolate D_3611 breed Donkey chromosome 22, EquAss-T2T_v2, whole genome shotgun sequence genome has a segment encoding these proteins:
- the LOC106836869 gene encoding olfactory receptor 8S1-like has protein sequence MALRNHSTIAEFILIGLSADPRVQVLLFVLFLGTYLLTLMGNLMMLLIIRADSHLHTPMYFFLSHLSFVDLCFSSVTVPKLLENLLSKRKIISKEGCLTQAFFVFDIGGTEIFLLSAMAYDHYAAICYPLIYGQVMSSQLCMNLVWASWGLGFLDAVINIPLAVKLNFCEVHTIPHYSCELPFLFPLSCSDISTSVTVLVGSTLLHGFGTFFLIFFSYTRIVSTILTIRSNTGRSKAFSTCSSHLTAVSFFCGSAFLCHLMPTSGSSPELIFSIQYGVLTPLVNPLIYSLKNKEVKAALRRTLGKCLQWHR, from the coding sequence ATGGCCTTGAGAAACCACAGCACCATAGCTGAGTTCATTCTCATCGGGCTGTCTGCTGACCCCAGAGTCCAGGTTCTGCTCTTTGTGCTGTTTCTGGGGACTTACCTCCTGACCCTGATGGGGAACCTGATGATGCTGCTGATAATCAGAGCTGATTCCCACCTCCACACACCTATGTACTTCTTTCTGAGTCACCTGTCTTTCGTGGATCTTTGCTTCTCTTCAGTCACAGTGCCCAAGCTTCTGGAGAACCTCCTgtctaaaagaaaaatcatttcaaaagaGGGATGCCTGACTCAAGCCTTCTTTGTGTTTGACATTGGAGGAACAGAAATCTTCCTGCTCTCTGCCATGGCCTATGACCACTATGCTGCCATCTGCTACCCTCTGATCTATGGCCAGGTGATGAGCAGCCAGCTGTGTATGAATCTGGTGTGGGCTTCATGGGGCCTGGGTTTTCTGGACGCGGTTATCAACATCCCCCTGGCTGTGAAGTTGAACTTCTGTGAGGTCCATACCATCCCCCACTATAGCTGTGAGctgccttttctcttccctttgtcctgCTCTGATATCTCCACCAGTGTCACTGTCCTGGTCGGCTCCACACTGCTGCATGGCTTTGGTACATTTTTCCTGATATTCTTCTCCTACACACGCATTGTCTCCACCATCCTGACCATCAGGTCCAACACAGGCAGAAGCAAGGCCTTCTCtacctgctcctcccacctcactgCAGTGAGCTTCTTCTGCGGCTCAgctttcctctgtcatctcatGCCAACCTCAGGTTCATCTCCGGAGCTGATCTTCTCCATACAGTATGGTGTGCTCACTCCCTTAGTGAATCCCCTCATCTACAGCctgaaaaacaaagaagtaaaggCAGCTCTGAGAAGAACTTTGGGGAAATGTTTGCAATGGCACAGGTAG